In the genome of Halorussus vallis, one region contains:
- a CDS encoding twin-arginine translocation signal domain-containing protein translates to MSQVSRRQFLRATALAGTVTAVGSTHVHADHGEHQPDHVSVTFDRVFLESYQPRLDLTAVKTNPEDTLPKAIYGWKASSPEHSTDVAVFWTAYSFQAGLSPFGHDSHLGDHEPVYVFVDDETGEVREVIYSAYHWLRGRATVPPLYDGRHPEATVVSPWHQYSLGASPEAEFVSVEDLLDVFNNWLDDGLEDDLAPGTARNPWKMSGRSGRRHWWREGRDGVSMNKLFYSSMLSISGLVPGIDIGGASASDNTE, encoded by the coding sequence ATGAGTCAGGTTTCTCGACGACAGTTCCTCCGAGCGACAGCCCTCGCTGGAACCGTTACGGCCGTAGGGAGTACGCACGTTCATGCCGACCACGGTGAGCATCAACCGGACCACGTTTCGGTGACGTTCGACCGAGTGTTTCTCGAATCCTACCAACCGCGTCTCGACCTCACGGCGGTCAAGACGAACCCGGAGGACACTCTCCCGAAAGCGATCTACGGATGGAAGGCATCGAGTCCCGAGCATTCGACGGACGTCGCCGTGTTCTGGACTGCCTATTCCTTTCAAGCAGGCCTCTCACCGTTCGGGCATGACTCGCACCTCGGCGACCATGAGCCGGTCTACGTGTTCGTCGATGACGAAACGGGCGAGGTCCGAGAGGTCATCTACAGCGCGTACCACTGGCTTCGCGGCCGGGCGACAGTACCACCGCTCTATGACGGGAGACACCCCGAGGCGACGGTAGTTAGCCCGTGGCACCAGTACTCGCTCGGAGCAAGTCCGGAAGCGGAGTTCGTCTCCGTCGAAGACCTGCTCGATGTCTTCAACAATTGGCTTGACGATGGCCTTGAAGACGACCTGGCTCCTGGGACTGCACGGAATCCCTGGAAGATGTCCGGACGGTCTGGCCGCCGTCACTGGTGGCGGGAAGGACGAGACGGAGTGAGCATGAACAAGCTGTTCTATAGTTCGATGCTTAGCATCAGCGGGTTAGTTCCTGGTATCGACATCGGCGGTGCGAGCGCAAGCGACAACACGGAGTAA
- a CDS encoding carboxypeptidase regulatory-like domain-containing protein translates to MLEEPWFESGIVIGMPNTGLTVTVAAAVFVLGLLAALVASSRDPRALAGRAGFMDWKLPRKALSLVFCLFLITSGIGPFVHVSPTDTAEAHGTSTIDWQNSPMDGDYMDSAYDKQNKTVFGASNSKVVAIDAETGSYKYNISTGEVYGVSYEGNYLYLTYRASTIGIYDASNGQFVKNISIKQKYIRAIEVSDSGTIFFAGQSNITAMNQDGSVKWTSPTGDWGRELVYSKSDNRVYLASDAGIYAVNATDGSREWVYSPSTIQYKTLTVDSTGVYFGGRDGNPVYIGGVDKSGNQLFSDQIASAGEQPRGMRKFEEFLYYGLQSASEVHAYNVSSQGVAHAYTGLANTDQTGEAIERGGNVHYVNFGIDSVGSLDTGHVASYSSPVSGTVSDSSGNPIAQANLTITDTSDSSEVFSGQSNNTGEFSAQLEDGDYRLTANKNGYVEFSKTFTVSGSPKTVDITLTAKQTISGTVVHCSDGQAITRIQQGSDATCPTVSNATVEIWAVSHANITPEGVQSKFDRAKELLEQAKNPKPPNFRLNRTLTGQTGIFRNTSKLYPALYTQEDMGTAPWVSDSADLRTPRLQLPAGEPIIVTAWNPERGGVGCGVGAWVTSNEYNCQLPGKHVRNGKVVFQRVDHLGDEVGSPHEVALSKTKGGGLGDPSSLKYGRTRLSAGFYEVTVNKDGKEAVSYPVVVGSPNEVAETIQKDLRNDANQLTEQAKQTLQRLQSGKFERITVQADENGKFSYQVDDPMLKTVAVQAYKGGQVLEDAKNPSMERLRTVMENGGYNGSVYISTEVETVRVENAQGLTVETRELSAPPFYNSSLFNQSWTDFLKQLRNQSFSELPAFLQQQLNGTSRERLQQVYEQLNQLTKQNDRLRDRYEELLNRQNQDINVEINGSDASNEELRQRIQALQQTITELRDTIEVGDGSTNVGQNAVTAIRTFGADLTKDQVVVTGHWSNGTSFVVPDEYITLDQSTTTNIPGVNFGTTTVRVEDYPITESDPAGLSFSFRVAGENGIGSATNRLSNPHAEGEPPKISSIDLSTLRPGPQETVAVAVNPAEDSSFRRVTGATVYGPSGAELNTSNVSEGNRFTFKTKGAGVYSLRIGIETTDGTQHVETFRLSAAKKSEARPPSIRAKSGVVGVYALTGDTFQDGSIDVESNGQSVSIVGQLPCEVDAPSSVHVYTESVQPSSTATTEIRLVRCGDHRELKRHVEVTVHGKALSENALVYRNGEPLTMDGSTRYGQYSISANGTVYETYTDASGTLTLKVNNDPGYIDRLLFSLNKRVSFSMPDVLSFTTVPKLPDVSAN, encoded by the coding sequence ATGTTAGAAGAACCCTGGTTTGAGAGTGGTATCGTTATCGGAATGCCCAACACCGGTTTGACGGTCACCGTCGCCGCGGCCGTGTTCGTCCTGGGCCTGCTCGCCGCCCTGGTCGCCTCGAGCCGCGACCCGCGAGCCCTGGCCGGCCGTGCTGGATTCATGGACTGGAAACTACCTCGCAAAGCCCTTTCTCTCGTTTTCTGCCTGTTTCTCATTACCAGCGGTATCGGGCCGTTCGTTCATGTTTCCCCGACTGACACGGCAGAAGCTCACGGGACTTCAACGATAGACTGGCAAAATTCTCCAATGGATGGAGATTACATGGATTCGGCATATGATAAGCAGAACAAAACCGTCTTTGGTGCGTCTAACTCTAAAGTAGTTGCTATAGATGCCGAGACTGGTTCTTATAAATACAATATTTCCACAGGAGAAGTTTATGGGGTATCCTACGAGGGGAATTACCTCTATCTAACATACAGGGCCAGTACCATAGGAATATATGACGCGTCAAACGGACAATTTGTGAAGAACATCTCTATAAAACAGAAATACATAAGAGCAATAGAGGTTTCGGACTCCGGAACTATATTCTTCGCAGGTCAATCAAACATAACGGCAATGAACCAGGATGGTTCAGTAAAATGGACTAGCCCAACTGGGGACTGGGGAAGGGAGCTCGTTTACTCAAAATCGGATAATCGCGTATATCTTGCGTCTGATGCCGGTATCTATGCAGTTAACGCTACTGATGGCTCTCGAGAATGGGTCTATAGCCCTTCGACAATTCAGTATAAGACTCTCACTGTTGATTCCACAGGAGTCTATTTCGGCGGGAGAGACGGGAATCCGGTATATATCGGGGGCGTAGATAAATCGGGTAATCAACTGTTCTCCGACCAAATAGCTTCGGCGGGGGAACAACCAAGGGGTATGCGAAAATTTGAAGAATTCCTCTACTATGGCCTTCAGTCGGCGTCTGAAGTTCATGCCTATAACGTTTCGTCTCAAGGAGTCGCACACGCATATACCGGACTGGCGAACACCGACCAAACGGGCGAAGCGATTGAACGGGGCGGTAACGTACATTACGTTAACTTCGGGATTGATTCGGTTGGGTCACTCGATACGGGGCACGTCGCGTCTTATTCGTCTCCGGTTTCGGGGACTGTCAGTGATTCATCCGGCAACCCAATTGCTCAAGCGAATCTGACCATCACGGATACATCTGACAGTTCCGAAGTGTTCTCAGGCCAGTCGAACAACACCGGGGAATTCTCTGCCCAGCTTGAAGATGGCGACTACCGTCTAACCGCAAACAAGAACGGCTACGTAGAGTTCTCAAAGACGTTCACAGTCTCGGGCAGTCCAAAGACCGTGGACATCACGCTCACCGCGAAGCAGACGATTTCGGGGACGGTCGTTCACTGTTCAGACGGTCAAGCGATAACTCGCATCCAGCAGGGTTCTGACGCTACGTGCCCGACTGTCTCGAACGCGACGGTCGAAATCTGGGCGGTGTCGCACGCGAACATCACGCCTGAGGGCGTCCAGTCGAAGTTCGACCGTGCGAAGGAACTCCTCGAACAAGCAAAGAATCCGAAACCACCGAACTTCCGGTTGAACCGCACACTCACCGGACAAACGGGCATCTTCCGCAACACGAGTAAGCTCTACCCGGCGCTCTACACCCAGGAGGACATGGGGACTGCGCCGTGGGTGTCCGACAGCGCGGATCTCCGAACGCCTCGACTCCAACTCCCTGCTGGTGAACCCATCATCGTCACAGCCTGGAATCCCGAGAGGGGCGGCGTTGGCTGTGGTGTCGGTGCGTGGGTGACGAGCAACGAGTATAACTGCCAGCTTCCGGGCAAGCATGTTCGGAATGGGAAGGTAGTGTTCCAGCGCGTTGACCACCTCGGAGATGAAGTCGGTAGTCCGCACGAGGTTGCGTTGTCGAAAACGAAGGGTGGCGGGCTCGGCGACCCGAGTAGCCTCAAGTACGGCCGGACGCGTCTCTCGGCAGGTTTCTACGAGGTCACGGTCAATAAGGACGGCAAAGAAGCCGTCTCGTATCCCGTGGTTGTCGGCAGTCCGAACGAGGTCGCTGAGACGATTCAGAAGGACCTCCGGAATGACGCGAACCAGTTGACAGAACAGGCGAAACAAACTCTCCAACGGCTCCAGTCAGGGAAGTTCGAGCGTATCACTGTCCAGGCGGATGAGAACGGGAAGTTCTCGTATCAAGTCGACGACCCGATGCTGAAGACGGTGGCTGTTCAGGCGTACAAGGGAGGGCAGGTTCTCGAAGACGCGAAGAACCCGTCGATGGAGCGGCTTCGAACGGTGATGGAAAACGGCGGCTACAACGGCTCCGTCTACATCTCTACGGAAGTCGAGACGGTTCGTGTCGAGAACGCCCAAGGCCTCACAGTCGAGACGCGCGAACTGTCTGCGCCGCCGTTCTACAATTCGTCACTGTTCAACCAGTCGTGGACGGACTTCCTCAAGCAACTCCGGAATCAGTCGTTCTCGGAGCTTCCGGCGTTCCTACAACAGCAGTTGAACGGGACGTCGCGCGAGCGTCTCCAGCAGGTCTACGAGCAGTTGAACCAACTGACGAAACAGAATGACCGGCTTCGCGACCGCTACGAGGAACTGTTGAATCGCCAGAACCAGGACATCAACGTCGAAATTAATGGGTCGGACGCGAGCAATGAGGAGCTCCGTCAACGGATTCAGGCGCTCCAGCAGACGATTACGGAACTCCGAGATACGATAGAGGTCGGCGACGGAAGCACGAACGTCGGCCAAAACGCGGTGACGGCGATCCGGACGTTCGGTGCGGACCTCACGAAAGACCAAGTGGTCGTAACCGGCCACTGGTCGAACGGGACGTCGTTCGTGGTTCCCGATGAGTACATCACGCTCGACCAGAGTACGACGACGAACATCCCTGGAGTGAACTTCGGGACGACAACAGTGCGTGTGGAGGACTACCCGATTACGGAGTCGGACCCGGCGGGCCTATCGTTCTCGTTCCGCGTTGCTGGCGAGAACGGAATTGGCAGTGCAACGAATCGTCTCTCCAACCCGCACGCGGAGGGTGAACCCCCGAAGATATCGAGCATCGACCTTTCGACACTCCGACCGGGGCCGCAGGAGACGGTCGCTGTGGCAGTGAATCCGGCCGAGGACTCGTCGTTCCGGCGCGTAACCGGTGCGACGGTGTATGGACCAAGTGGTGCTGAACTGAACACGTCGAACGTCTCAGAAGGCAATCGATTCACCTTCAAGACCAAGGGCGCGGGCGTGTACTCGCTCCGAATCGGGATAGAGACGACGGATGGGACGCAGCACGTTGAGACGTTCCGGCTATCGGCCGCAAAGAAGAGCGAGGCGCGACCGCCGAGCATCCGCGCGAAGAGCGGTGTCGTCGGCGTCTACGCCCTCACAGGCGATACGTTCCAAGACGGAAGCATCGACGTCGAATCGAACGGTCAGTCAGTGAGCATCGTCGGCCAACTCCCCTGCGAGGTGGATGCACCGTCGAGCGTTCACGTCTACACTGAGAGTGTCCAACCGAGTAGCACCGCAACGACGGAGATTCGGCTCGTTCGCTGTGGCGACCACCGCGAACTCAAGCGCCACGTCGAAGTGACGGTTCACGGGAAGGCACTCTCGGAGAACGCGCTCGTCTACCGGAACGGAGAGCCACTCACGATGGACGGAAGCACGCGATACGGCCAGTACTCCATCTCAGCGAACGGGACAGTCTACGAGACGTACACGGACGCGAGCGGGACGCTAACGCTGAAGGTGAACAACGACCCCGGTTACATCGACCGACTGCTCTTCAGCCTCAACAAGCGCGTTTCGTTCTCGATGCCGGACGTCCTCAGCTTCACAACCGTACCGAAGCTTCCGGACGTTTCTGCGAACTAA
- a CDS encoding ribonuclease H-like domain-containing protein, which yields MFELNLPADKCYDSIGTLDIETSGFDGDSDDLIAIGVGYHELGSDDADVTMFSRKNVVGDETDVIRSAYEWLNDRDPEALVSYGADFFDLTFLGDKIEALGFSDCPTLACASEHVDLLEIRKPIADEMNKKWPSLEEALDYYEIPECVTTWEGAKLDNTRFGEELAPKYIESLPEDGREQWDALEQTVLKYTESDIEANIALYAADTGHEYMPTYAL from the coding sequence ATGTTCGAACTGAACCTCCCTGCTGACAAATGCTACGACAGCATCGGCACTCTCGACATCGAAACAAGCGGGTTTGACGGCGACTCCGACGACCTCATAGCCATCGGCGTCGGCTACCACGAACTCGGCAGCGACGACGCCGACGTGACGATGTTTTCACGGAAGAACGTCGTCGGCGATGAAACTGACGTGATTCGGTCGGCCTACGAGTGGCTGAACGACCGCGACCCGGAAGCACTCGTCTCCTACGGCGCGGACTTCTTCGACCTCACATTCCTCGGCGACAAAATCGAGGCGCTCGGGTTCTCGGACTGTCCAACGCTTGCGTGCGCGAGCGAGCACGTCGACCTGCTGGAAATCCGCAAACCCATCGCCGACGAGATGAACAAGAAATGGCCGTCACTCGAAGAAGCACTCGACTACTACGAGATTCCCGAGTGCGTCACCACGTGGGAAGGTGCGAAACTCGACAACACGCGATTCGGCGAGGAACTCGCACCGAAGTACATCGAGTCGCTTCCGGAGGACGGCCGTGAACAGTGGGACGCGCTTGAGCAGACGGTTCTCAAATACACAGAATCGGACATCGAGGCGAACATTGCCCTCTACGCCGCGGACACCGGCCATGAGTACATGCCGACCTACGCGCTGTAG
- a CDS encoding minichromosome maintenance protein MCM: MARAENNGLIDIIEQFYRRYYKEEIGELAQNYPEDQRSLYVDWSDLYRYDADLADDFLSKPDQLREYAEEALRLYDLPVDVSLGQAHVRIRNLPETTDIGKIRSRHINTHLSIEGTVERASEVKSDLRDAAFECQRCGTLTYIPQSTLGKTQEPHECQGCDRQGPFQVNQDQSEYVDAQTIHVKQRLSGVKTDDQASIVVELEDDLAGTVSPGDNVTVTGVVHLASENRTEASVADKFIGAHSVTVEDATEVHGLDITDEDKRQIVELSTEDAIYEQMVESFAPSVYGNEKAKLAILLQLFSGVTKHLPDGTRIRGDLHVALIGDPGTAKSRLIGYAGNLAPRTVKISGKNTSSVGLTATTKKTSSGSETWTFEAGALPMADKGLARIDNITDLRSEHLRTLHDVLEEQVIELTKATVSATIQARASVLAAGNPKYGRFDQYEPIGEQVDLDPGLISQFDLIFITTDQPDEVEDEKIADHVLQSNYVGELNTQRTESNAPSVSANDFRNQSEQVAPTIDPGLLRKYIAYARQNCFPTMTDEAMESIKDFYVDLRSKGADEDAPVPVTARKLEGLVRLAESSAKMRLSDSVEVEDAERVIELLRSCLLDLGVDPETGEFNTDVAEQVSAKRQRERIKNVKQLIAEIEMENDDGAPIDQVIEEASAYLGMEEKKFAHELDRLKQKGEVYEPAEGYLRTT; the protein is encoded by the coding sequence ATGGCGCGAGCAGAAAATAATGGACTCATAGACATAATCGAGCAGTTCTATCGGCGCTACTACAAGGAAGAAATCGGCGAACTCGCCCAAAACTACCCGGAGGACCAACGGTCACTCTACGTCGATTGGTCGGACCTCTACCGGTACGATGCCGACCTCGCTGACGACTTTCTCTCGAAACCCGACCAGCTTCGCGAGTACGCCGAAGAGGCTCTCCGACTCTACGACCTGCCCGTGGACGTATCTCTCGGGCAAGCGCACGTCCGCATCCGAAACCTCCCCGAAACGACGGACATCGGTAAAATTCGCTCTCGGCACATCAACACGCACTTGTCCATCGAGGGGACCGTCGAGCGAGCATCCGAAGTAAAAAGCGACCTCCGAGACGCTGCATTCGAATGCCAGCGGTGTGGGACGCTGACGTACATCCCACAAAGTACACTGGGAAAAACGCAAGAGCCTCACGAGTGCCAGGGTTGTGATCGACAGGGGCCGTTCCAAGTCAACCAGGACCAGTCTGAATACGTAGACGCTCAGACGATACACGTCAAACAGCGGCTCTCCGGCGTCAAAACGGACGACCAAGCGAGCATCGTCGTCGAACTGGAAGACGACCTCGCCGGAACGGTTTCTCCCGGTGATAACGTCACTGTGACCGGCGTCGTCCATCTCGCGAGCGAGAATCGAACGGAAGCGTCGGTCGCGGATAAATTCATCGGCGCGCACTCCGTGACCGTCGAGGATGCCACCGAGGTTCACGGTCTCGACATCACCGACGAGGACAAACGCCAAATCGTCGAACTCTCGACCGAGGACGCCATCTACGAGCAGATGGTCGAATCGTTCGCACCCTCCGTCTACGGCAACGAGAAGGCGAAACTCGCGATTCTGCTCCAACTGTTCTCCGGCGTCACGAAACACCTCCCAGACGGAACGCGGATTCGTGGAGATCTACACGTCGCGCTCATCGGCGACCCCGGCACGGCGAAAAGCCGTCTCATCGGCTACGCCGGGAACCTCGCACCGCGGACGGTCAAGATTTCGGGGAAGAACACGTCCTCGGTCGGGCTGACCGCAACGACGAAGAAAACGAGCAGCGGGTCAGAGACCTGGACGTTCGAAGCGGGTGCGCTCCCGATGGCGGACAAGGGCCTCGCGCGAATCGACAACATCACCGACCTCCGAAGCGAGCATCTACGGACGCTGCATGACGTGCTCGAAGAGCAGGTTATCGAACTCACGAAGGCGACCGTCTCGGCGACCATTCAAGCGCGAGCGTCCGTTCTCGCCGCCGGAAACCCGAAGTACGGCCGGTTCGACCAGTACGAACCCATCGGCGAACAGGTCGATCTCGACCCCGGTCTGATTTCGCAGTTCGACCTTATCTTCATCACCACCGACCAACCGGACGAAGTCGAAGACGAGAAGATTGCCGACCATGTTCTTCAATCGAACTACGTCGGCGAACTGAACACCCAACGCACTGAATCGAATGCGCCGAGCGTGTCGGCGAACGATTTCCGGAACCAGTCGGAGCAAGTCGCACCAACAATTGACCCCGGCCTTCTGCGGAAGTATATCGCGTACGCTCGCCAGAACTGCTTCCCGACGATGACCGACGAGGCGATGGAGTCCATCAAGGACTTCTACGTCGACCTGCGCTCGAAGGGCGCAGACGAGGACGCGCCTGTGCCCGTGACAGCGCGGAAGCTGGAAGGCTTGGTTCGACTCGCCGAATCAAGCGCGAAGATGCGGCTCTCCGACAGCGTGGAAGTCGAGGACGCCGAGCGCGTAATCGAATTGCTTCGGTCGTGCTTGTTGGACCTCGGTGTTGACCCAGAGACGGGTGAATTTAACACTGACGTCGCAGAGCAAGTCAGTGCAAAGAGACAACGAGAACGTATTAAAAACGTCAAACAACTTATTGCTGAGATTGAAATGGAAAACGACGATGGAGCACCGATAGACCAGGTTATAGAAGAAGCCAGTGCGTATCTTGGGATGGAAGAGAAGAAGTTTGCTCACGAACTAGACAGACTCAAGCAGAAGGGAGAGGTGTACGAACCAGCCGAGGGATACCTCCGAACGACGTAA
- a CDS encoding winged helix-turn-helix domain-containing protein yields MTESENTETLESIEEIVATDPLAQVVGDHPRTRILIALLDVYPRGLNPTSIKENAALGSRSTVYNHLDSLLATGLVVEDEQASEQAGNSTIYKLVDHEDDERTEWLGRLRDFTAKHLREKTDETDNE; encoded by the coding sequence ATGACCGAATCAGAGAATACCGAAACCCTCGAAAGTATCGAAGAGATCGTCGCCACCGACCCGCTCGCACAAGTCGTCGGCGACCACCCCCGAACGCGCATCCTCATCGCGCTCCTCGACGTCTACCCGCGCGGGCTCAACCCGACTTCCATCAAGGAGAACGCCGCCCTCGGGTCCCGGAGTACCGTCTATAATCACCTCGACAGTCTCCTCGCCACCGGCCTCGTCGTCGAAGATGAGCAAGCCAGCGAGCAGGCCGGGAACTCGACCATCTACAAACTCGTGGACCACGAGGACGACGAACGAACTGAATGGCTCGGGAGACTCCGCGACTTCACCGCCAAGCATCTTCGCGAAAAGACCGACGAGACCGACAATGAGTGA
- a CDS encoding tyrosine-type recombinase/integrase yields the protein MPSKQSQSLDSPLDDYLIDKSKDNGTGNYRRNAERVLREWLSWTEEERRTYTFAGLGVDDLEAYARQLKRRTSDTDGLAASSARKYYDYVRAYLTWCQKREYLLDNPAAKSRAMNALPNDDQRDEHSQQLWKPRQRTAIMAYVNRRAHDAIDERGFDALAEARDRAFVATIAYSGVRGGEVLKDRNDDRRDGVRWSDVDLETGTMNILEKGSQQYQDTGLPRQCLSALRRWREIYQPPSDAWPVFPTLHAPTISSTATAGLQDQGYSEDEIESIRAEQTALEVCYDYGIPLPALTTAGARTVMKRLSAAADVPGLDTENGEYLELHGGRRGAGDTLVREKGWEQAQRHLLHADPKTTMDAYSHISAEEVADEASDAFEQTDR from the coding sequence ATGCCGAGTAAGCAGAGCCAGTCGCTCGATAGCCCGCTCGACGACTACCTCATCGACAAGTCGAAGGACAACGGCACGGGGAACTATCGGCGGAACGCCGAACGCGTCCTCCGCGAGTGGCTGTCGTGGACCGAAGAGGAACGCCGCACGTACACGTTCGCGGGCCTCGGCGTCGACGACCTCGAAGCCTACGCCCGCCAGTTGAAGCGCCGTACGAGCGATACGGACGGACTCGCGGCGTCCTCTGCGCGGAAGTACTACGACTACGTGCGAGCCTACCTGACGTGGTGCCAGAAGCGAGAATACCTCTTGGACAACCCCGCGGCGAAGAGTCGAGCGATGAACGCGCTTCCGAACGACGACCAGCGAGACGAGCACAGCCAACAGCTCTGGAAACCGCGACAACGGACTGCGATTATGGCGTACGTGAACCGGCGAGCGCACGACGCGATAGACGAGCGAGGTTTCGACGCGCTCGCAGAGGCGCGTGACCGCGCGTTCGTCGCAACAATCGCTTACTCCGGAGTTCGTGGTGGCGAAGTCCTGAAAGACCGGAACGACGACCGGCGCGACGGCGTTCGGTGGTCCGACGTCGACCTCGAAACGGGGACGATGAACATCCTCGAAAAAGGGTCACAGCAGTACCAAGACACCGGCCTCCCGCGACAGTGTTTGTCGGCGCTTCGACGATGGAGAGAAATCTATCAGCCGCCGAGCGATGCGTGGCCGGTGTTCCCGACGCTGCACGCGCCGACGATTTCCTCAACCGCGACCGCTGGTCTACAAGACCAGGGGTATAGTGAGGACGAAATCGAGTCGATTCGCGCCGAGCAGACGGCCCTGGAGGTCTGCTACGACTACGGGATACCACTGCCTGCACTGACGACCGCCGGGGCGCGGACCGTCATGAAACGGCTCTCGGCGGCTGCTGACGTACCAGGACTCGACACTGAGAACGGCGAGTACCTCGAACTCCACGGTGGTCGACGTGGCGCTGGCGATACGCTCGTGCGCGAGAAAGGGTGGGAGCAAGCCCAACGGCACCTGCTCCATGCAGATCCAAAGACAACGATGGACGCCTACTCGCATATCTCCGCCGAGGAGGTAGCTGACGAAGCGAGCGACGCGTTCGAGCAGACAGACCGATAG
- a CDS encoding HesA/MoeB/ThiF family protein, protein MTTSSLLDRHRSLSEANGFHLGMSEGAHEDIMEVLFEDPETKAEWERGVICVVTRSSGTERVSFLVHDVLKPDAGDVNYDGRVQFTADYRYEAVQKARNVGESAGLLYVHTHPNLANDETAQPNPSRGDLDAAESDLFEDACKLGEEAPLGIAIVKDDSREWRVLGYEFDTPETAGQRENPAYSPDSVNVYEGDCVRVVGESLTEYPTTVQTPGVEGAVAPVDEDAQESTVNIWGEEGQEQLNALRVGLVGLGGGGSILAEHLARMGVGEVVQVDYDRLEPANLNRAQGATQADVDARRPKAKIGERLARLGATAPEFSVDAIEASVTESRPEYGALHRLLDCDVILHAAEGEWPTRVLDEIAHAHLIPVISGGSNLLNQAGVLTEKAYAQNIVSGPGQPCQNCARHWTKTGANDEMNDPDATGPGDYGLDMESDEEVGENVDTENEDEDEREPSTNALNLIVAGQMLLRLQDLVVGVSGTQVGIRRFKPGTWSMENGIPSCKNSCPMKAMEADGDTAHLPLSSDPKFAKLRRSL, encoded by the coding sequence ATGACGACTAGCTCACTTCTCGACCGACACCGGTCGCTTTCAGAAGCCAACGGCTTCCATCTCGGAATGTCCGAGGGCGCACACGAAGATATCATGGAGGTCTTATTCGAGGACCCCGAGACGAAGGCAGAATGGGAACGCGGCGTCATCTGTGTTGTTACCCGAAGTAGCGGCACAGAGCGTGTCTCGTTCCTCGTCCACGACGTGCTCAAACCCGACGCTGGTGACGTTAACTACGACGGCCGTGTTCAATTCACGGCTGACTACCGCTACGAAGCCGTCCAAAAGGCGCGAAATGTGGGTGAGAGCGCAGGACTTCTCTACGTCCACACGCACCCAAACCTCGCGAACGACGAGACGGCGCAACCAAACCCATCACGTGGCGATCTCGACGCGGCGGAGTCCGACCTGTTCGAAGACGCCTGCAAGCTCGGTGAGGAAGCACCACTCGGAATCGCTATCGTGAAAGACGACTCTCGGGAGTGGCGTGTTCTCGGGTACGAGTTCGACACGCCAGAGACCGCCGGCCAGCGAGAAAATCCCGCGTACAGCCCGGATTCAGTGAACGTGTACGAGGGTGACTGTGTTCGCGTTGTCGGTGAATCTCTCACTGAGTATCCAACAACCGTCCAGACTCCCGGTGTCGAAGGCGCAGTCGCGCCCGTTGACGAAGACGCTCAAGAGAGCACAGTCAACATCTGGGGTGAAGAAGGACAAGAGCAGTTGAACGCGCTACGAGTCGGACTCGTCGGCCTCGGAGGTGGCGGTTCAATTCTTGCCGAACACCTCGCACGGATGGGCGTAGGGGAAGTGGTCCAGGTGGACTACGACCGCCTCGAACCCGCAAACCTGAACCGCGCCCAAGGTGCGACGCAAGCTGACGTAGACGCACGTCGACCGAAGGCGAAAATCGGGGAACGACTTGCGAGACTCGGTGCCACCGCACCGGAGTTCTCTGTGGATGCGATTGAAGCGAGTGTGACAGAAAGTCGTCCGGAATACGGTGCGCTTCATCGCCTTCTCGACTGTGACGTTATTCTCCATGCAGCGGAAGGAGAGTGGCCAACTCGTGTCCTCGACGAGATAGCGCACGCCCATCTTATCCCCGTCATCAGTGGCGGGTCGAACCTTCTCAACCAAGCGGGAGTTCTAACCGAGAAGGCGTACGCACAGAACATCGTCTCAGGTCCAGGGCAACCCTGTCAGAACTGCGCTCGGCATTGGACGAAAACGGGTGCAAATGACGAGATGAACGACCCTGACGCGACCGGTCCGGGTGACTACGGACTCGACATGGAGTCGGACGAGGAGGTTGGTGAGAACGTCGATACCGAGAACGAAGACGAGGACGAGCGAGAACCGAGTACGAATGCGCTGAATCTAATCGTCGCAGGTCAGATGCTACTACGATTGCAGGACCTCGTAGTCGGTGTCTCCGGGACGCAGGTCGGGATCCGCAGGTTCAAACCGGGTACTTGGTCGATGGAGAACGGTATTCCCAGTTGTAAGAACAGTTGTCCAATGAAGGCGATGGAGGCCGATGGTGACACTGCCCACCTTCCACTGTCTTCAGATCCGAAATTCGCGAAGTTGAGACGGAGTTTGTAA